The Equus asinus isolate D_3611 breed Donkey chromosome 1, EquAss-T2T_v2, whole genome shotgun sequence genome segment TGTCCAGCATCCTGCAATAGTCAGTGAGGTGATGGGCACAGTACAGTTTGGtttttggagattttcttttcttttttaataaacttcacatttaacttttctttatctACTGTAGAAAAGAAAGGCTAGAGATCCTTTATTCATGGAAATCTTGACAAAGAACATAGACGGAGTACATATATATTAGTTAACGTAATGTTGGCTGCTATTACAATGAGTCCCTAAATTTTAGTAGTTTAATTCCGTAACCCTTATCCGTCCAGTGTGGGCATTTCTGACTAGTGGGTAGAACTGGTcccctgctttctttcctcttgtgACTTCTGTCAACTCCTGGGGCATTAGAGTCCTCTGATCTAGCCAGCAGGTAGAGATAGAGGGGGTAGAGCAAGCACCTCTGCTTCTTAATTGTCTTGGTCTGGGCACATCAATTCTGCTcacatgtttttttaaagatatgcctttttttttttttttggtgaggaagcttggccctgagctaacatctgttgccaatcttcctcttttttttctccccaaagctccagtacatagttgtatatcctagttgtaggtcattctagttcttctatgtgggatgccgccatagcatggtttgatgagtgctgcgtaggtccgtgcctaggctatgaacttgtgaaccctgagccactgaagcagagcacatgaacttaactactcagccatggggccagccctgtctgCTCACATTTAATTGGAAATTATTGGTCACGTGGTTCCACCTAGGTgcaaggaagaggggaggggaggaaatatAATCCTTGACTGGCAATCACTTCCCTGTGATTGTGGAAGGAAGAGCATGAATTGTGGTGGACAGTTAGATGTCTCTACGATGGGGGTCATCAGTGTGCATATAGCATCTCCACATTATAATGTACACTCCCTTCCTCTCTAAGTACTTTGTGCTCCACAAACCCAGCTCAGGAATTCTAGATGACTTGGTGACATGTGAAAATACTATATGATAATAGAGGAATTCACTCATTATTTCAATTTGGTTCTTGTCTTAGTTCAAGTCCCTCAAGAAGCAGATCCTGAAACAAAGATTTGAGCACAAGTAGTTTATTTGTAAAGTGATCCCAGGAAACACTAGTAGTGGtgtggggaagtgagacaggggAGAGAAGGCAATCAAATAAGACTTCGTTACCAAGCAAGTTACCACTGTGGGGATCTGGAGCTTAACTCCACTGGAGAACTCTAAGATCCAGTGTGGCACAGGCACCTCAGTTATCCAACTCAAAAGGGGAGGGGAGCTGAGGTATTTATGCACTGATGCTCATCAATTTTTGTTTGGGGGCTGCTCCCAGGGGACATTAAACTCAAAGCACTTCTGGCATGTAGAGTAGACTCCATTGGCCAGAGAAAGACCAAGGGCAAGGACTTGCATATTGCTATCAGTTGAAATCTAGCCAGGCATGTACTAATATGTAACATCTGAGGGGATATTTATGGGCATGGTGCTACCAGTATCTGCTATAGTTCCAGTGTGGATCAGGCTACGTGACTCCAGCTGACTGATTAATCAGCAAGCTGCCTTGGTGTTGTTGTCTCTGTTGTACAGTGTGCCTGACGAGGAGGTCAAGACAACCACCACGAACACTCAGGTGGAAGGCGATGATGAGGCTGCATTCCTGGAGCGCCTGGCTCGGCGGGAGGAGAGACGCCAAAAACGCCTTCAGGAAGCGCTGGAGAGGCAGAAGGAGTTCGACCCAACAATAACAGATGCAAGTTTGTCGCCACCAAGCAGAAGAATGCAAAACAACACCGGGGAAAATGAAactgcagagaaggaagagaaaagtgaaaGTCGCCGAGAAAGATATGAGATAGAGGAAACTGAAACAGTCACAAAGTCCTACCAGAGGAATGATTGGAGGGatgctgaagaaaaaaagaaagaagaaaaagaaaaggaggaagaagaagaagagaagccaAAGCAAGGGAGCATTGAAGAAAATCAGGTAGAGGTGATGGTAgaagagaaaacaacagaaaccCAAGAGGAAACAGTGGTAATGtcattgaaaaatgggcaaatcaGTGCAGAAGAGCCTAAAAtagaggaggggaaggaacaaGGTTCAGATGAGATTACCCATCATGAaaagatggaagaggcagaaagggaaagagCTGAGGCAGAAAGGGCCAGATTGGaagctgaagaaagagaaagaattaaagcTGAGCAAGACCAAAAGATAGCAGAGGAGAGAGCAAGGATTGAAGCAGAAGAAATAGCAGCTgcacaagagagagaaagaagggaggcagaggagagggaaagaagggaggcagaggagagggaaagaagggaggcagaggagagggaaagaagggaggcagaggagagggaaagaaaggaggcagaggagagaaaaagaagggaggcagaggaaagggaaagaaaggaggcagaggagagaaaaagaaaggaggcagaggagagaaaaagaagggaggcagaggagagggaaagaattaaggaggaagagagaagagcagcagaggagaggcagagggcaaaggcagaggaagaagagaaagctaaGATAGAAGAACAGAAACTTAAGAAGCAGctagaagagaaaagaagtggtttgcaagagaaaaagataaaaggggggaaggtagaagagaaaatggaagggaaatgggtaaatgaaaagaaagcacaaGAAGATAAACTTCAGACAGCTGTCCAAAAGAAACAGGTACAGTAAACATTTTGCACCAAATGTGTGATGCCTGTGACTTATGAGAAATGTAATGCGCATCAAATTTGAGTCTGAGGCCACGTTCCTACAGCCCCACGTGCTTGATCATTTGgcaagttgttcatttttttaggCCATAGCAATATGCAAGCATGAAGCAATCGATTGATGGCTAAATATTCAATCGACCAAATTTGCTGGGACAGCCAGAGAGAAATTCATTGCTCTGTGCTTCGTTGTTATGAATACCAAAAAAATGAATTAACCCAATGTGGTGGTGCTGCATTGACTTATGATTCTGCACTTGAATATAAACTCATTCCTTTTAACAACTTACCTCTGTCCCTAGGTCTGCATGAGGCATGAGGACCATAACTCCTCACCTTACCCATGGTTTTGGCATTTAATACAAAATTGTAAAAGTTGAGGTGGGAAATTGACATAAAGAATCATGCTCAGAAATAGCATCTTAAGAAGGCAAAAAGAGACTCCTTGAAATCAACTGGTAATAagggagtgaaagaagccaatttggaccttttattaaaaatgtcaaaaccaTGATTTGCCTTCATGTAGACCTGAGCTGAGTGTAGACTTGCAGAAAGCCATGTGACTCGGGTGGCATCCATTTATAACTGATTGGTAATTAAGAGCATACATTTTGCTTCTTTTACCATGTGGATGACGCAAATAAATCCACGTAGCACGAGGAAGGGTGGAAATATTGGCGGGGGGGAATGTTCATCAGCTACAAAAGATTTTTTCTGTCTGCAAGTCTGCATTAAAAGCACTATGCCTAACTGCCCCCGcccccaaaaggaaaaaagagatgcCTGCCTATTCACCTTTCCAAAGAGATCTCTCTATCACAAAGCCTGCCTTGCGCTGGAGTTGTCTTTCACTCCTGCTTTTTACAAGGGGCTCATGAACACGGCTACCATTGAGATGATCAGGAACAGAATGCACCAAACCACATACGGGGTTTGTAAACTTGCGCAAGAAACACCATGTCACGCTAGATTTCAGTGAGCACAATGGCAGGCACACGAGAAAAAATTGGGGTGGGAAGAAAAGATCCCACGTGGCTGTTTAGAACCACTGGCACAGGGGGAGATCTGAGCACTGAGACAGCAAAAGAAGTCACCCAGCGTCACATGCAAAGTGACCTGAGCACTCTCTCACTCCTGGAAGCTAGAAAGGGCTTCTTTGAAATGAGTGACCTTACcgttcttgaaaataaaaaggaagaagaaaagagggctAAAGTGcaaactaaaagagaaaaggcCCAAGAAGACAAGCCTGCCTTCAAAAGAGAAGAGGTAAATATTATTGAGAAATAATCTAATCACAGAGCAACGGAGAGCAGTGTTCCATGACATTTCAGGTCTGATGATCTCAAAATTGTAACCTCTAATCCAGTGTTTTGCAAGCCATGAATCATGATCCATTGACTGGTGAAATCAACTTACAGCATCTCAAAATTAGTTAAACAGGTCAATcggcattttaaaaacatgaaatagaaTGGGAAACGTCAGAGGGCATCGTAGGCAGTAAGCACTGCCTTGTGATAAAATTGCCTTTCCTACTATGGGTCACAGTCAGAAAGCTTGAAAAACACTCTTCTGATTCATCTTTCCAGCTTTCTACTCTTCTAAgtgctattttcttttccttgaaccATCCTACTTTCATTTCAATCATAAATATCTCCAATTGGCTTTGATTAATGATTTAACTTTCCAAAGGAAAAACATGCCCCCCCATCTCAGTAGAAAATTTGATGAACTGAAGATGATATttggttttcaaaagaaaaatttggcCAAACGTTCTGCATTGCATTTCTGAGGCACACACAGGAGCTGGTGCCAGGGTGTTTGACTGTCAGTAAGTAAATGAGTCAGTGGACCAGAGGCTGCGGCAGAGAGAATAGCTTTATGTTCCAACATATTCAAAATGCCCATCAGAAAGCCTGACCTTGTGTTAACCATTGTGCTTATGTTAGCCCCAAGTAATCCTAAAAATTGTGACAGTATCTAATAAGTTCTACATACTCGAATGTGGTAAAACTAAATTATCAAAGGTAAGAAGACTTGAATTACTTTGCCCAGGGGACTGAATCGTAGCTTTGAGCGCCAACTCAAATGGACTCTTGCTACATTTCTCTGTCCATTATGGCatatgtgaagaaacagaaaaatccacatttagaaaataaatgaccAGGTTAAATAGGGGGATGGCTATTTTCTTAAACGTTTTCTCATAAGATTCACGTAAAAAAGTAAGAACCCACAGTTCATGTTATATTTATTTCGTTTAAGATATGTGTTCCTCCCTGTTTCTAAGAGAACTTGTGGTGGTTTGGGAGCGAAAACTGAATGCGAACACTGTACGTTTAAAGGGAGGAGAAAGCGGAAATGCTAATGACTGGAAAACTGAATTTGGCTCCAATGAGGTAGCTGAGGATATAGTTGAACACATTGGGAACCACTGTTCTCATTTTGTAACAGAAAAATACCTACAAATTCACCTATAAACAATGAAGCTTACTGGGAACTAAACTCAAGCAGAGATGTCCCACATGGCTTCTTCTATAAAGCTAGTGTTTCATGGTGGGTGTCTTTAACTACAGAAGGAAGAGGGCGTGAAATCGTGACTCAGTGGTAAAGTTTACGTGAGGGAGGGGAAGCTGAAAAGGCACTGTTCCGAGTCTAagatgtgatttatttttaatgaccaAAGCATTCTATGTCCGTGTATTGTGTCCGTGAGCTAGAAAAGGCTCGTCAGCGGTCATCCAAATCATCCTGTTGCCTCTTTTCAGATAAAGCCCCAGTTCAACAATGTCTGTAGTATAATGATTTCAGACCTGCCCCTTTCCCAGTTCGCCCTACAGCACATTCCGGTGTCCCAAAACTTCTGGCCTGTGTTTTGCAGAAGGCCAGATTAGCTATTCCACTCAGgctgaaaaaaacctaaaaaactaTCATTCCTGTTTTAATATTGTGTACATAAATTGCTAGTTGAATGACTAGATTTCTCCCTCTCCAGCTGGTTGTGTGGTTGCTTTATGTAGACAACTTTAAATCATACTTTACACGATTTAGCCATTAACACTCtcttccccccccttttttttttttggttaatattAAAAGCGTTTCCTTTCAAGGAGCTAAGTAGGCTAGGTAAACACAAACATCACGTGAACGTTCCCTGAAAAAAACATTTCCAGAAGTTACTCTAATACCAGACAAAAAACCTTCTTTCTCCCACTGGAGTTTAACTCTGTTTGTGGCAACAGATCACAGATGATCACCAACCTTGAAAATTaatttagctttctttttctcctctccaactATAAAACGTCTCTTTTTAGTTATTCACCctgaagctcttttttttttttctggcctaTATCAGAAAAACAGTTTCCAGTGGAATTGTTCTTATAATATGGAAACTGATATTCACATCCTGTAGGCCAAAGCTTACCAAACATTGGTGTCCGTGCGAATCACCTGGAATCTTATGAAATGCAGAATCTGACTCAGTGCGTCTGGGGTGGAGTCTGAGCTTCCCGGTGAGGTCCATGTTGGCCATGGACCAAACTTTCAATGGCACAGACATCCATGTGATAGACATTGgacccagaaaaagaactgaggCTTCTGGATCTAACAAAAGTATGTTAAACCTAATCTGAAAAACTGTAACTTGCACCAGTTCTTCTCACTATTCTGGAATCAAATAATGCAAAGCAATACACAACAGAGACTGACAGCTCCATCCTTTTTGACTTGCTCAATCAACTTTTTGAGTGTCTCTCTAGTACAAGGGCATGTCACTTGAATTCCCAttccctacacacacactcacgtggTATCCCTTTGGATATCTCAAATATGCAGAGTTTTGTCCCAATGGTCACATTTGGCCAGAGCCTTTCATATGCTAATGTTACCTGTATATGAAGCACGTTAACTCTTTCAGGATACTTGGCTACCTATTAATCCATCAGCACAGATTTTCTTCATCGTAACATTTTGGCCTCAAGATCTAATGCTTTGCCCAAGAGGCTCAGAATCCCATAAGCTTGGGTTGAATTTGCTGTAGAATACAGACCACGATGCTccttaagataaaatttaaaggCATTAtggaattaatttatttaatgatttcccccaaaaagaaaataattggtaGTCAAACTCAAATTATCGTTATTTCATTGGGAATTTTTCTAAGAAAGTTTTCCAAAGAGAATATAATAAGCATACCATCCACCATAACTTTTGCCAATAAAGGCAGAGCTTGAAAAAATGGAGGATTTTTCTTCTGTTAGACATGTATTGTTTTACAAAtctattttacatacatttttggCCAGTAAATCAGATAATGCATTTTGGGAGAATGGAAATATCTTTGACTCCACAATAGGAGAAATGAGTTGGGAATTTCTCTTTGCATAGTGCTTCATAAACTGTGAGATTTGACTCAAGGTTTGTCTCATGGGTTCCCTTAAATGGGACCGCCTTACCCTCCACTTTGTATTCCCAGATACTTCTTAACCAGGATTTAAACTCCAGTCCATGGTTTCTGGGGTTATATCCAACAACAGTAGGCTGAGATGAGAATAGGGCCTGCAGACTCCCACCTGCCCAATGAATACCCACTTATGATTGGGCAAGGACAGCCACCAAGGAGCCGAAATTAAGCTGTAGGACAGGCCAGgagcttccttctcttctctgtagcCCCTCATGATAAATCAGGAGCCAAGAGGGAAATGACAGGATGAAGGATTAGGAAGGGATCATCTAGTCCAATTCCCTCTTTCTATATACAGAAGCCAGCATTCCAGAGAATTTAAGTGACTTGATCAAAGTAACACAGCTAGTTTGTTGACAGCACTGGCATTAAAACTCAGGTTTCCTGACTTCCACAAAAAGCTCTCAGAGAGAATGGCAAAAAACCCAGCTCTCCTCTTCAGCATGTCTGAGGGATAGACTAGGTATATACACcttggagagagaaagattaaAATCTTAGCTAATTAGGGCAACATGGTAGTGAATAGTCCCTCTGTAGTAATTTAGTCAAATAATACCCAGAGAAGGCAATCAGGTAAAGGACTATTGAAGGATTGTCAGTAAAGTGCAAAAAACTGTACTCTGCTTAGTAAAACATGAACTTTAGGAGTAAATCTGAAGAATAGCTGGAAAGAGGTGAGTGAGCTGGTAAGGGGAGACCATTGTGGGTAGCACCTGAGCCCTAAGTTTTCATGCTCCACCCTTCTTCTGTGGGTTTCTTTACCATGTTAGTACTTTGTCACTGTTTGTCTTGAAAAGAGCAATAATGAACCCCACCTGTTTTCACACTCATCTTTTAATAATGGGCGAGTTGATAATAGGCAAAGTAATCTGGACTTCTTTACCTCCCCCAAAGCTATATAAATTCAGTTTCCTTTGAAATAATCTGTCTCATTTACCATGAGGAACTTGTAACACGAAAACCACAGAATATTAAAGCTAACACCTGCTCTCCGTGTGtcacctctctctgtctcccacaaTAATCACAAAACCACTTCCGGAGACTAAATTATTACCTGCCACGGAAGTCAACCTAAACCCTGGAGTTTTCCTATTCCATTCTAACTGTAGTGCTTTAATTGACTACAACCATGGTCCACAGATCTCTGTGTCATCCCCCTAAAAGTAGGGTTATTATGTCTTCTAGCCTCAGAGTCCTAGTTACTCATTTGATTAGAAtacaggggtaatcttcctctgACATCCATCAAAATAGGCTTGGCAGACCTGGCTAATTTGGTAGGTTTCCTCTTCTTTGCTCCTCAACACATTTGTGTCCTTCTCAAAGAAGTACCCTCCGTCCAAGAAGAAATCTGTCCGAGCAGCCTGGCCATTCTCACACGAAAGCCACGCTAATAATCGCTCTTCCCAGTGGAAACTGCAAACAGCCTCTCTTACACGGAGTTCCCAGAACATAATAGTTGCCAAACGGTAACACCTCCACTGCTCTTGAAAATAAAACTCCAGTGAAATCGGGGATGATCTTGACTTCCTAAAATTGTGGTCAAGGTCTCTGCTCACAGCTCACCATAGCTCATGCTCTGAGGATTTCCTCTGACCCTGACTCTACCACATTGTTCTCCAGTGGTTTGTTTCACTTCTCAGTTTTCTGGCTTCCTAACAATTTTGGGTCTTATTTGGTGACACCAAGCAAAACCTAATacaatttttatcattatgtttCTTCCTGATGTGTATTGTTGATTAGATCAAAGATGAGAAGTTTAAAAAGGACAAAGAGCGCAAAGAAGAAGTTAAGAGCTTCTTGGATGGAAAGAAGGGATTTACAGAAGTGAAGTCACAGAATGGGGAATTCATGACCCACAAACTTAAACACACCGAGAATGCTTTCAGGTAAGAAGTAGTGACTAGTAAACAGTGACTGTGTtcatatgtgaaaataaaaattggtCTCCCTATCCTGGGTCTCCAGACAGAAACGTGCTAACGGGCAACATACTTTTGTTGTGAGCTCATTGGCCATTGTCTGAGAGATACTCAGTCAGCAAGTCAGGCTGTCAATCGCTAACAGAAGACCAGTAGTCATTGCTCAGACAAGGTTTAATCTGCTTTTCCCATTATTTAGCAAGGCAGATCATGCTTGGCAGCTATGTTTTTGTTCCCTGACTTAATCTGCTCATGTAAGATCAGTTCATTAGAAAATATTATGACTGGGGTTAATATCATTCATTAACTATATGGTCATTAACTATATCATTCATTCTCTATATGGTCCGGCCAAATTCATAAGAGACCCTTCTCAGTACcattttcaagaatatattttctaaaggttgtaaacaaaaattacataaaattaagaTTGTTCTGTGGCCAGATACTTGGGAAATATTGGGTTAAATTAAGTTTATCAGATCTCTTTACCACAGGACTTTGAGGAAAGCCCCGGATGTTAATTTGCATGGAAATCTctaagagggaggaagagagcatGGGACTAATGGCTCCATCTAATACAGTTTAGAAAACCCTCTTTCATAGCTTCAGCTTCCCATCTCACCCTACTCCACCCATCGTGTTGAACATCTAGGCAATTGATTTCAGGACAGATAGACAAATATGTGCAGGTAAATCCTCACTTCTAGACACATTGGATACTGAGAGTTCCTCACCAGTTTTGTAGAAGGACTCAAGTTGCAGAAGCCTGCCATGGACACCCGGCTACACAATTCTCTGTGCCCCATTCCTGCACACATACACCCTCCAACCACTGGTGACAAATTCCAGCCTCTGTTATGTCACTGGCTGCTGTCCCAGTATTCTGGAAAAGAGTCTTGGGTCTCCCTAATGTGGATCCCATGGGGATGTTCTTTGGCACCAACTTTGCCTATAGACCCTGTTTATCTGAACTTTGCAAATAAGAAAGTCCCCTAGCAGGTATCGTGTAGAAGTCAGACATGCTCCTCACACCAGACTTTGTAACATTCAGAAGTAGGCAGCGCTACTAGGGATGGATGTTTCTGGCTGCTCTTAAGATGCTAAGGTGTTAGGTAAATATAGTTGCCCCCAAACAATTTTTCTATACAAAATTTGAGCAGAAATCTAGtcacatttatccaaagaaagccTAAAGAATATGGAAGAAAAGGTATGTCTCAAAGGCATGAATTAACTGTGAAGGAGTTAAAAGTGTAGAACTTATAGATATTATTTGGGATTGGCAAGAGAGTAGATATGAAAATTAAAGGCTAACTGGGAATTCATAGAAAATCTAGAAATCAAGTTGATTCAGGCTGGTAAGCTGAGTCCAAAGCTTGCTGAAGTGCCAGAATTTTAGTATTCTAAAGCCCTAGAGAAGGGTCAGGTTCATGAAAAGTGTTCAATGAATATTACCTCGTAATATTATTATTTGATggtttaaaatatgtttgtagGTAAGAGTacatttttgttaaaagaaataatgttaaaaagTCTGTCCATAGGAGTTTGGTTAACAATTAGCAAACTTGCCAACTAGCTTTAGTCAAAGCTCAAATGAATAATTAACATGCCCATTGTGTGGAAATCCAGAAAGCTGAGTAATTCAAAGAGAAAAGTCACAGGGGATGGCAACAGGTTAAGCGCTGAcaactcttttgttttttttttttttaaagattggcacctgaactaacatctgttgccaatctttgttttctttcttcttcttctccccaaagccccctagcacatacttgtatattctagttgtgagtgcctctggttgtgctatatgggatgccgcctcagcatggtctgatgagcggtgccatgtccgcgcccaggatccgaagcagtgaaaccccgggccaccgaagcgaagcgtgtgaacttaaccactcggccacggggccggtcccttgACAGCTCTAAAATGTGACTCTTGCCTTAATTTTTCAAGCtttagacagaaaaaaataaaaagaaacaaactgccACCATATTATTAGTTTTTGTCTAGCTGCCAACATATGTTAGTTTTAGATTCAATTAGAAGTTGATGCTGATAGAAGTAGAGACACCTGGTTTTGCTCTATGTGGTTATAAAGTGGGGagctgggaagggagaagagctTCTATTGAGATAAGCTCAACTGAAAACAAGTTGTGTTCTTA includes the following:
- the CALD1 gene encoding caldesmon isoform X8, which translates into the protein MDDFERRRELRRQKREEMRLEAERIAYQRNDDDEEEAARERRRRARQERLRQKQEEESLGQVTDQVEVNAQNSVPDEEVKTTTTNTQVEGDDEAAFLERLARREERRQKRLQEALERQKEFDPTITDASLSPPSRRMQNNTGENETAEKEEKSESRRERYEIEETETVTKSYQRNDWRDAEEKKKEEKEKEEEEEEKPKQGSIEENQVEVMVEEKTTETQEETVVMSLKNGQISAEEPKIEEGKEQGSDEITHHEKMEEAERERAEAERARLEAEERERIKAEQDQKIAEERARIEAEEIAAAQERERREAEERERREAEERERREAEERERREAEERERKEAEERKRREAEERERKEAEERKRKEAEERKRREAEERERIKEEERRAAEERQRAKAEEEEKAKIEEQKLKKQLEEKRSGLQEKKIKGGKVEEKMEGKWVNEKKAQEDKLQTAVQKKQIKDEKFKKDKERKEEVKSFLDGKKGFTEVKSQNGEFMTHKLKHTENAFSRPGAKAGEAKEAEGASQVEAGKRLEELRRRRGETESEEFEKLKQKQQEAALELEELKKKREERRKVLEEEEQRRKQEEAERKVREEEEKRRLKEEIERRRAEAAEKRQKMPEDSLSEDKKPFKCFTPKGSSLKIEERAEFLNKSVQKSGVKSTHQAAVVSKIDSRLEQYTSAIEGTKTAKPTKPAASDLPVPAEGVRNIKSMWEKGNVFSPPAASGTPNKETAGLKVGVSSRINEWLTKTPDGNKSPAPKPSDLRPGDVSGKRNLWEKQSVDKVTSPTKV
- the CALD1 gene encoding caldesmon isoform X7; amino-acid sequence: MDDFERRRELRRQKREEMRLEAERIAYQRNDDDEEEAARERRRRARQERLRQKQEEESLGQVTDQVEVNAQNSVPDEEVKTTTTNTQVEGDDEAAFLERLARREERRQKRLQEALERQKEFDPTITDASLSPPSRRMQNNTGENETAEKEEKSESRRERYEIEETETVTKSYQRNDWRDAEEKKKEEKEKEEEEEEKPKQGSIEENQVEVMVEEKTTETQEETVVMSLKNGQISAEEPKIEEGKEQGSDEITHHEKMEEAERERAEAERARLEAEERERIKAEQDQKIAEERARIEAEEIAAAQERERREAEERERREAEERERREAEERERREAEERERKEAEERKRREAEERERKEAEERKRKEAEERKRREAEERERIKEEERRAAEERQRAKAEEEEKAKIEEQKLKKQLEEKRSGLQEKKIKGGKVEEKMEGKWVNEKKAQEDKLQTAVQKKQIKDEKFKKDKERKEEVKSFLDGKKGFTEVKSQNGEFMTHKLKHTENAFSRPGAKAGEAKEAEGASQVEAGKRLEELRRRRGETESEEFEKLKQKQQEAALELEELKKKREERRKVLEEEEQRRKQEEAERKVREEEEKRRLKEEIERRRAEAAEKRQKMPEDSLSEDKKPFKCFTPKGSSLKIEERAEFLNKSVQKSSGVKSTHQAAVVSKIDSRLEQYTSAIEGTKTAKPTKPAASDLPVPAEGVRNIKSMWEKGNVFSPPAASGTPNKETAGLKVGVSSRINEWLTKTPDGNKSPAPKPSDLRPGDVSGKRNLWEKQSVDKVTSPTKV
- the CALD1 gene encoding caldesmon isoform X5 — protein: MLGGSGSQGRRSLAALSQIAYQRNDDDEEEAARERRRRARQERLRQKQEEESLGQVTDQVEVNAQNSVPDEEVKTTTTNTQVEGDDEAAFLERLARREERRQKRLQEALERQKEFDPTITDASLSPPSRRMQNNTGENETAEKEEKSESRRERYEIEETETVTKSYQRNDWRDAEEKKKEEKEKEEEEEEKPKQGSIEENQVEVMVEEKTTETQEETVVMSLKNGQISAEEPKIEEGKEQGSDEITHHEKMEEAERERAEAERARLEAEERERIKAEQDQKIAEERARIEAEEIAAAQERERREAEERERREAEERERREAEERERREAEERERKEAEERKRREAEERERKEAEERKRKEAEERKRREAEERERIKEEERRAAEERQRAKAEEEEKAKIEEQKLKKQLEEKRSGLQEKKIKGGKVEEKMEGKWVNEKKAQEDKLQTAVQKKQEEEKRAKVQTKREKAQEDKPAFKREEIKDEKFKKDKERKEEVKSFLDGKKGFTEVKSQNGEFMTHKLKHTENAFSRPGAKAGEAKEAEGASQVEAGKRLEELRRRRGETESEEFEKLKQKQQEAALELEELKKKREERRKVLEEEEQRRKQEEAERKVREEEEKRRLKEEIERRRAEAAEKRQKMPEDSLSEDKKPFKCFTPKGSSLKIEERAEFLNKSVQKSSGVKSTHQAAVVSKIDSRLEQYTSAIEGTKTAKPTKPAASDLPVPAEGVRNIKSMWEKGNVFSPPAASGTPNKETAGLKVGVSSRINEWLTKTPDGNKSPAPKPSDLRPGDVSGKRNLWEKQSVDKVTSPTKQV